TTGTTGACACCTTGAGCCAGTAAAAATTCTGCTAATTCGGAAGTTTTGGGAGGAACAGTCTCTACATCTTCGGTTTCAGGTCCTCCATGAGTACTgggtggaggagcaggTGGGAAGGGCGTGGGAAGCACGACACCTTGGAAAGCAGAGTACGCTTCGAGTTTACTGTGGATGCCCTGTAATTACCACCACATTGAGCCAATGATTCTAAACACAAAAGGGAGGCCCAGATGATACCACGCACTTTTCGAACGACGCGTACATCGCCTCTCTTCGCCAGTACCTTTGCCAACCCAGGTCCGAGGTCTGCACCGGCAGTACCTTGTATACAGTGATCAGGCCATAGCGTCTGTATGTAAGACTCGCCGTGGGCGTTGACCAATGGCAACTGGGTATATGCCTGATTGGGTGGGTGAGCCGAAGCAAACGATATATGACCCTTTGGATGATAGTCCTGCCATTATGCAACTCGCGTAAGCACCCTATACCCCATTAGAGGGGGGAAGAATACCTGCCTGGCTCACTACGACCACTGCCCAGTCCCATTTCCGGTCGAGCAGTCCAGTTATTACGGGCAAAACCTCTCTCCCGTTTGGCACTGCCAAAGACCCCGTGGGCGGCAGAAAGTCGTTTTGAACGTCTACGATAATTAGTGCCGCGCTGGTAGGCTTACTGGCCATATTTGGATGTACGGATGCATAGACAAATTGTTGAGTTCTGGTTGGGCCGAGGATTATACGGCCGTTCGTCGTCATCGGGTAAACAGGTTCGTATGTGGAGTTTCCCCCTTGGCCACAGCCCGACGGCGTTTCAAATATAAAAGTTAAAAACTTGACTTTTTTAGCTAAGATCGGTCTTAGTTTTTAACCTTTAGTTAAGGTTTGTACAGAGAATTAGCTAATAATAGCCCCTTTCAAACATAGAATTAGCCCGTTTCAAATATAAATCCGCGCCGCAAAATTACACAGCTGCTGAACCCTGATATCAGACTGAGACTAGGCGCGTCTGATGATTCCGCGAGATTAGGACCCGTCCGTCCTAATACCAGCCTATGATACATTAATTGTATCATTCTGATACATTAACCATACACCAACCAGCTGGTATCATTCTGACGACATTTCATCataggctcgacacaagcccctcgacgGGCATCGATCGGTCTCCGAGGGGGAGGGTCAGGAGGAGGGCTAGGAGGAGGATTAATTTTGAGGCAGGGAAGGGGACAGTAGTGAAGTACGGTAGTGGGATGTATAAAATTGGCTCCTGCATGAAGAATGTGTGACTGTAATGCAATAGAAGCGCATCCATGCATAGGCATGAGGCAGTAACATACCCGGCAATTGATGTGGCGAGCGAAATATATTATCAGTCCCATGTCATCTGATATCATACTGATGCATGTCTCGACATCAGCTGATGCATCTGAGCTAACATAATCACCAAGTCGCTTGTGCCAATTCCTCGTTCCCAGAAGTGTGAGAGGGGAGTTCGGGATGTCGGCGCTGTAAACAGTTTTTGGCGATATGTGCAATATGGAGATTGAAGGTCGAACTGAATGTAGTCGCGCCAACCTCTTCTATTGTTGAGAAGTACTCATGTACCTTGGTCATCTTCTGTTCTTCCCCGGAAGTGGGTCGATACTTAGTCGgtcttccatttccattCGACCGCGACGATGTGAGGGCATCAGTGATATGGCCAAAGAGCGCATCGCGATGTGGAGAGTTGGCGGATAGGGTCAACATGATTCGCTCTTTTAGGTGATAGAAGTCTTGAACCACAGCCACCTTCAGCAATGCTTCTGTAAGGCACCTGCGGTAATCGCAGCAGGATCCACAACAATTCCGCCTTCATTGGCGAAGTCAATACCAGGTTTCTCACATCGCATAGCATATTCGGACACCGGCGCCTGAATTTCAAATGATGCATTTGAGACCAAAAACTCCCGTCAAAGGTTTAGCTTTGAGACAATTTATAGAGTGGAAATTTAGCCATAATACAAGTCCTTTGTCTTCATTGACATCCGTAAGGAGACCACCGGCAAATGGATTGACGACACTTTTAACCCCAGACGCTGGGTTCTTCAAACTATGAGCAGATGCCTTGTTAACTACTTTGACTGTCGCATCCAGCGCTAGGATCTTGCCTGAGGTCACCGGAATAATATTAGCCAGTTAGCGGTGTGCGAATGGAGACAAATTGTCCTTACCAGCCAAAGTGCGACTATAGGTCATATTCTCGTCTATCCTCTGCCGCGTGATGAAGTCTTCATACGCCGCTCTAATCAACTGAGCAGACATAGACGGGTTGATCTTATCTTCAACACTGTTGGGCTCAATTTTCGTCATCGTTACCGACGCATTCATTTGCAGTACCGCGTCTAAGAGGTGGGGAATTTCCAGCGAACTGCGATACAGCTCGAGAAGCCCGCGCcagagatgaaggatatTTGGTAGGCGCTGAGTTAAGATGACGTTCTCTGGGGGCAGCTTCGTAGTATTCCGTCTCTTTGCGAAGGTTATATAACATGTGTAGTTCTGTATATTGCTTGATAAGATTCACATCTCAAGGTAACGCGGGATAATGGCTCACGCTTTAGTCCTTCTTTCAGTTGGCCAAAATGGCATGTAGTTCGGAACTCCACAATCATGTCATATAATTCTCGTGTGAGAGCAGCATTGGAGGTGAAATGAGGAAGCTCCCCTGTATTCAAACCAGATTTCATCATTCCACTTGCGCTCCAGTAAGCTGTGTTGTTTTGCTCACCTTGCCGCCATGACATTTGGTTTGATCAGTAACTGTCAGTAGTCGGGGAAACTGCTTTGTGAAGATCACAGATATACTGAGGACTAATTGTCCTTATGTTGTTCATCACTCCATAAACTTGATGGAAAGgcttccatccttttcgACTGACACGCCATGTGTATCCTTCATGTGGGCTGCGGCACAGGTTCATGCCGAGGAAGACGACAGGGCGGATCAGAGGAGCCGGTTCAATCAAGGACACAAAAGAGTTGTTAGATATGATACGACCGCGAAACTGCCGTTCAGATATCGTGGGCGGCATGAACATAGGACCATAAAGGGGCAAAGATGGCGGAGCAGGTAACGCCTTTAGTCATGTCAGTGGACGAGAGCAAGCAAGTCCGAAAAGAAGCAATGACCAAGGATATGGTTACCTACCTCACTCGATTTTGATTGCACCCTCTCCAATATCTCAACATACTCTATCACTCCCGCTACAAAATCCATTTGCTCTTCTGTCGCTACGCATCCAGACTTCTGCCATGTCTTTGTCTGTTGTTTAATTCTAGCATCTGAAAGGTCGCCATGCTTGCTACTATCATACAACCATTTGTTGGTGTCCTTCTTCGAAGAACCCTGAGTCTTGCTCGTTATCGCTGCGAGCGTGCGCTctcgtcatcatctcccCGTCGGCTGCCTCCACCCTCCACCGAATAACGCAGCTTCATCAAACCCTCCCCTGCTTTgctctcttcatctcttctacAAATTCTCTCCATATCCCCAGCAACATCTCTTCAACTGTCTACATCAAGAAGGTCCTGGAAAAATGACCATAAGCTCACCGCAAAGACCCAACGGCCAACCTATTGAGCACGAGCCCACCAACACActcgccctccttcttcctcacccTACCCTGTTTGCACCTCCAGTCCTCGATCTGTTGCGCGCACACTATGAACATTTCGGGAGAATAGTTCACTGGGCTCCCGTAAGGGGATTCGGAAGGGCCATAGTAGTATTtgagagcgaagaagaggctgaaaATGCGAAAAGACAAGGTGATTGGTTGAAATTGGACGTTCCTGTGggtggcgaggaaaaggTCGATAATGAAGGAAAGTTAAAAGACATCGAGTATGTGGACCTATCTGAGAGTTCTGTGATGCAGTAAGCTTACAGGGCATGAACAGGCTGGTCCTTCGATTACACTACCTTCCACCGACAACCCTCAACCCCGACCCAGCCACCACGCACCTTGCaccccctcctcttccacacAACTTTCTTATCTCCCCACCAGGTTCTCCGCCTGAAGGCTGGGAACCCGCAGCGGAAGAAGCCCCTAACCGGATCATCCTTCCTGAGGATTTGCAACGTGCACTGGAAACGCTGGAGTTAAATAGTGGGAGCAAGGCAGATGATGGGAAGGAGATCATCTTGGATGAAGGCGGGGTGAGAGTGCAAGTGGAGGATACGACCAAGCAGGAGAGATACGGTGGGGAGGATTATGAAATGGGGGAGACATTGGAATCTGGGACTGGTGCTTGGAATCTTCCTAGTCAATCTGGCGGTATGGGTACACCTGCCTTTGGTGTGAAGATTATGCCCACGACAAGGCCTCCTTTATGATCCACCATCGCCGGAGTCTTGGGAGAAGCTGAGGGAAGAGTGCGGTGTAAGGACTTAAGGCATTATGAGCGAATGTCATGACCTCATGTCAGTCAGCATTGTATATGTACACTTTTTTGTAGACCCAATCCAATCATCTCGAAACAATAATACAAATTCATGCAATGATATAGAACATCTCATGTATATCATAGAAATTACATATGCTCGATAAACAATTGTATCTTACAACAAGACTCTGATCATTCGTGGCGTGTATAATCATTAAGTCGATTAATCTCTCCCAGTCTTGAGCTCTACGCCCACGTTCACCGTCATCAGTATGATGTAGCCCGCTATGAGACATGCCGCCCAATGCCTATCGATCAGGTATCCATTAAGAGGCACAAATATGGCGGTAGCCACAAGCATGAGGACGAGACCAGTGGCCGAAACCCACAAGGTCGGTGAAAAATCGACAATGATGGGTGAATggggggaggaaaagaggacgTGGTAGGTACCTGAACCGCCGACACCGAGAAGGAGGTTAAGCATACTTTTTTAAGTAGATGGCAGGTCAGTTGACGAAGTCTCAGAATGAGTCAAGGTGGGGAAAGACTTACGGGCCACCGAAACACGCAGCATAGGCCATCGCCGGGGCAAACTGCGCCACAGTGACGTTGGCTACTAGGTCGGCAAGAGAATTTCCCACAGCAAAGACTTAAGATGTCATTAGCATACTTTGGATGTTAAAAAGCATTAATCTGAGTGAGAACTTACTGGTGAGGCCAATAATTGCGTCGCTCAATCCCAAAATCTCTCCCAACGTCTTCACATGACAAGTCAGCAACCTGCAATTTGCGCACATAAAGGCTCCCAAAGAatgccaaaaaaaaagaaaacaaacTTACACTCAGGACATCAACCACCTCATCGGCAATTGCAGCAATCCACATCATACTGCAGATAAACCCTGCAAAGCATCTCACCAAACGCCACGGTTGAGCTGTCCCGTCTTTACCAAACAAGAGGACGGggatggcgatgatgaggcCGGCGACGGAGGATCCGAGCATGACCCATTTGAAGTAAGTTTGATTGTCTTTGGTGGTATCAGCAGCATTCCTTTATAAATAGAGGGGTCAGGGTAAGGAACCGACATGAATAAACGTACTGAACATGATGAAACAGCAAAAAGCAGGACCCAAGACACATTGTGTCGCGACGAGATACTTGTTGAATTCCATTGCCTGCTCACACTCTTCTTCgcattcttcatcgatctcctttccttcttcccttgcAAAAaagtcgtcttcctctccataTTCATTTCCATagccatcttcctcttcgtttCTCGCTGGGCTCAAGTCTCCTGACCCTAGATCCCCTTCGTCCCCGTGTCCAAATTCCACATGCTGGTTCATCCGACTCTTAGCAGCGTGGTAGATCCTCCCCAGTGGAGAATGAAGCGGAGAGAAACCGTGGTCTACGAGATGATGGAGTTCTTCACCTATTTGTGGGTTGAGTAATCGgtccgcttcttcttcgccttgaTCATAATCAtactcttccccttccccatctccatacgtttcatcatctccatcaatATTGCCATCTCGGTCATATCCATCACTCAAATAGTCACCATCTAAATCGCCATCGCCCCCACCTTCATATTCATCCCCGCCTTCAAGTCTCACCTTACCTTGCTCCATTTCATtcccatcatccaccacaGGTAAAGTCAAAGTTAACGCCAAAATGGCGGGGACGGACATGATGGCGAGAATCATGCCGAGTACCGATTTGTGCCGGAAAGattgaagggaaggaaaaaggacACGAAGAGCGATTTTGATGTTTTTGTGAATCTTCTGACGCTTTGAGGTGGTGGAGCGTGAAGGAGGGGTAAGGAGTaaaggtgaggaagaggtatGTCCGGAAGGGTCGACGATGGATATGGAAGGGACAGGCGGTTTGTGCGATGAGCGTGTTTGAGAGAAACTGTTATCAGGGATGACCAACTTGGCTAAGCTGGGTTTTGACCTTGTGGGAGACGTCTGTTCCGAAGGGGTAGTAAAACCAGGTAAAGGAGTAGGCGGGTGACCGGTTTGGTCTGACCAAGGATTCAGCTCGGAAGAGCTTATACCTAACCCTACAGGAGTCGGTGCCTTTGTCTGATCGCCCCCTTCTGAGGAACGAGGTGATGCGGGGATAGGGGAGGGGGCAGAAATGGTCCGTCTGCGGTCTCGATCCATAATGTCGACAGAGTGAATGGacgatcttcttcttccccttatGGAACTTGTTCTTCTATCCATCCCTATGGCTTGCGGCTGGAACGCATATCCTTGAGAGATCGATCTCCTATGGCTATGGCCTGCAGGTCCAAAATAATCCGATCGCTCTCTACCACCGCCTGGGGTAGGTGTGCCACCAGGGCTATTAGACCTCGTACTAGGCTGAGTTGAGCCTTCTCGTCTTAGTGAATTGACAACGTCTCGGAATTCGACGGCACCCAAGAGAGACATGTTCGCTCGTGGTGTAGGGAGATCCAAAGGCTCGCTATGATAATGGTGGGGAATGAGGTTGGGGTGAGAGCGTGATGTCCGTCGTCGAGTAGGGGTTTCGCTCCCAGGAGTAAGAAAGATAGCTTGCTCCCTATCGGCGGCTTGGATAGGGACAGGCGAAGGGGGTTCCATGGACGAAGGCGGTAGGGGACTAAGACGGCCGTTTACGACCATTGGTTTGACTAGTTGAGAGATGGAGTTTGATGATAGCTTGTGTTTAAGCCCCTGCCGTCTTCTTATCCGCCTCATCCACCAACTTTCAGAGACGACAACCCCAACATAGACAACGTACAGGCCTACCATTGAGCCTGACTCGGCAAACGTGAGATGGCCATCATGGAGGGCGACGATGAGCATCAAGACGGCGATGGTGAAGAATATGACATCCCTTCGAAAGGCATTTTTAGGGACGTGGAAAGGGCGGATGAAGGCGATGGAGCCGACGACTATGGATACAACTGTTTTCGGGTATCATGTTAGCAGCGTGGACCGAGTAACCGTGGAACAGGTGGAAGAAGCATTGGAATTCAAATGTATAACGCACTGAAACTAGCAGCTCCAATGAGCTCCCCAACGGCCAGTCCCAATGTCCCGCTACTCATAGCAGAAAATGTACTGAACACGTCTGGGCTTCCATTACCGAAGGCCAAAAAGGTGACTCCGGCTGTGCTCTCGCTTAACCCCAGATATGCCGCCACTGTGGATAAGTTGGGACAGAAAAAGTCGGAGGCTGATATCCCaataaaggaaaagagaaaggcgaggatgaagaggaggaatagAATGAATATGGGTCTGTAGGTGAGTGGAAGTGCGTTGTACCAGTCAAGATaggggaagacgaggatCGACTGGTGCAGTTAGGTCAGTAATGCGGAAGATCTCGAGTTTACAAGTTGAGAGTACActcacatcatcatcagaagATATACCTTCTTCTACGAAACGTTTCAATAGTCCGACGTTCCTTGGTAATGTCCGTTCACCGATTCGGCGAGTGGTATTCAGGAGGATGGTATGGATGGATATGCTGGCTGCGAGAAGGAGCCaagtcctcctcctctgatTGCTCGGTGGCATTTGCTATAGTCCTGAATGGTCCTTATGGCCTGGTTTCGAGTGTTATATGGTCAGCGACTTCCTGTGGTCATACTCCTTCTATATGTGTTAATCGCAACGATACAGACTTGAAAGGATTTGTATTTGAGAAGGCCAGAAGCGGTGAAGAGGTCATGACGTAACAACACGGGACCAATCACCACCCTTATCTTTGCAAAGATTCCgcgtttgttgttgttctATCAGACCTTGTGTGCACCACATCATCAGCAACTCATCGATAATAGCAGCAGCACTGAAGGCAACAGCATAAAGGATTAGATCAACATGCCCCATGCTGCAAGGAAAAAGGTCAGCTCAGTCCgcatcatcgtcattcaCTATTGACACTCTTGCAGGTGCTCTTGATGGGCAAATCAGGTAAATAATTAACAGACTGTTGGGATAAAAAAAATGTTAACATTATGTAGGATCCGGAAAGACATCCATGCGATCAGTCATCTTGTAAGTAATCTAGCTATTGGATAGAACGACCAACGCTGACTACTCCCTGATTCAGTTCAAACTTTAGTGCAAAAGATACTCGAAGATTAGGAGCTACCATCGATGTTGAGCAATCTGCTGTTCGCTTCCTCGGTGGGCTCGTGCTGGTACGTTTTAACTGAATTCGCAGATGCATTGCAGAGAGACAAAGGCAGACAGGAACGCGGGCTGACTCCCGATCATTTTAGAACTTGTGGGACTGTGGTGGTCAATCCGCTTTTGTAGACAATTacctctcttcccaaaAAGATaccatcttctcaaacgTCGCCGTTCTCATCTACGTATTCGATAATACCACTTCCGAATGGGAATCTGATATTACGTATTTCGAGGAAatcctcctcgccttgCGTGAGAACTCGCCAAATGCTGGGGTGTGGTGTTTGATAAACAAGATGGATCTGGTAGATAAGGAGGatccaaagaggaagaggtatAATGAGcgaaaggaagagttgatgaGGGTGAATGAAAAGGTTGAAAGGGAGGTGGGAGAGCAAGGGAGGGAGATTACATGTTTCCCAACAAGTATCTGGGATGAGTCGCTGTACAAGgtgcttcttcatcttatATTTCAAGGAGGCTGTCTTTAACTGACATTCATCTTTTCAGGCTTGGTCATCAATCATCCACACACTCATCCCAAACATATCCCTCATAACCTCCCACCTCACTTACCTCCGAGACCTCTGTTTATGCGTGGAAGCAGTCATGTTTGAAGCGGAAACATTTTTGGTCATTGCTAAATCCGGTTCACCACTAGATTGCGATCCGTCCGATTTGGATGCTGTGGAAGCGAAGGCGGGAGCAAAGGATTTGGATAGACAGAGATTTGAGAAAATTTCAGAGATTATAAAAGGTTTTAGAAAAGTCTGCCAGTAtgtctctcctctcctcccttcaCGGAGTATTGTCGTTTTTGTCCTTCCGCCCAGCTAACCATCGATGGTGGACAGACGTAATCACGAACGATACCAAGGGTTTCAAGCCAAGTTCGACGCATGTACCGTCGTGCTCGAACCGCTCTCGAGAAATACATACATCCTCTTGGTCTCTAACGATCCGAGGATAGAAACAGGCGCAATGTTGTATAATATACATCGAGCGCAGGCGCATGTGGCAGAGTTTGGAGCCGGTAAGATTGTGTTGGAGAGGAAATGCGGGTGAGTCGTAACGTTTCTGCGCATTGATTATAGCGTTTTTTTGATCTTGTGTTTTTCTTTGTCGTTGTGAATGAATGAGTAAATGGACTGATGAATGATTTCGAATCTTTAGGATATGTAAACGCGATCCAAAAGCCAAGTATGAGTGtaaagacgaagatgatcCGAGTGTGCCAGCGTGGGATGCAGTAGATAAAAAAGAGGCACCGCTGATGCAGCCAAGCACCGGAGCGAAGTGATCAACTTGATTGGTAGTGTGATTGGTAGGCGGTTGTGGTCGGTATGAGGTATCTGTGGAATCAGTGGATCTTGGTACGTACTGAACACGGAATtcagaaaagaggaagaaaggttaaaaggatgaaagaagataGTGTAGCCATCGTTTGTGTTTATATGTTATAGGTTTTTCGCCAGCAATACAAAAAAGAATAACATAGTAGTGATACAGCAAAGGCATAGTAAGAGAAACTCCACTTTCGCAGCAAAAGACCAAAAGGAGCAACAAACTCGACAAAAACCAAGATAAACCTaccagaaaaaaaagaaaaaggcattAACTAAAACCTAACTAAAGCTCGCATTTTTATCCAAACTCCGCCATCAACCTATCAAACTCTTCTGTATCAATCGCCCCCCCaccatttccatctcctccagcATCACCAAAATTGAAATCACTCATATCGATCCCTCCCAAATCCCCGAAACCGTTACTATCCatccctcccatccctgCAAAATTATCCATCCCGCTCATCCCTCCCATGGAACCGAGATTGAGATCGAGGTTATCCaatccaccaccaccgcccaGGCTATCCATACTATTCCCGATCCCACCGATATTATCCATCCCCCCTAGGTTATTCGAGAGATTACCCATACTATCCATCCCGCCAATGTTACCAATGTTGCCGAGCATAAAGTTTTGTGCAGGGTCGGTTGTGGGGATGGATGCAGATGTAGATgtagatgtggatgtggaCGTTGGGGTTTggttcttgttcttgttcttgttcAGATTCTGATTCTGATTCTGATTCTGAGACTGAGACTGGATTTGATTTTGGTTCTTGTTTGACAACTGGGTCTGAGGCTTGGCTTGTGATTTAGCTTGGGATTCAATCTGTGTTGTCGTTCCGGGTGCGGATTCGGATTCGGGTTTAGGGATATCATCTTCCGGCCGCA
The nucleotide sequence above comes from Cryptococcus neoformans var. grubii H99 chromosome 1, complete sequence. Encoded proteins:
- a CDS encoding calcineurin-binding protein, which produces MTISSPQRPNGQPIEHEPTNTLALLLPHPTLFAPPVLDLLRAHYEHFGRIVHWAPVRGFGRAIVVFESEEEAENAKRQGDWLKLDVPVGGEEKVDNEGKLKDIELVLRLHYLPPTTLNPDPATTHLAPPPLPHNFLISPPGSPPEGWEPAAEEAPNRIILPEDLQRALETLELNSGSKADDGKEIILDEGGVRVQVEDTTKQERYGGEDYEMGETLESGTGAWNLPSQSGGMGTPAFGVKIMPTTRPPL
- a CDS encoding nicotinamidase produces the protein MASKPTSAALIIVDVQNDFLPPTGSLAVPNGREVLPVITGLLDRKWDWAVVVVSQDYHPKGHISFASAHPPNQAYTQLPLVNAHGESYIQTLWPDHCIQGTAGADLGPGLAKVLAKRGDVRVVRKGIHSKLEAYSAFQGVVLPTPFPPAPPPSTHGGPETEDVETVPPKTSELAEFLLAQGVNKVVIAGIATDFCVFQTALSSISSSFPTLLLAPAMRAISPECEGKTFEAVESVGGIILGRNGEEWETKLEEWIK
- a CDS encoding Gtr1/RagA G protein Gtr1, whose translation is MPHAARKKVLLMGKSGSGKTSMRSVIFSNFSAKDTRRLGATIDVEQSAVRFLGGLVLNLWDCGGQSAFVDNYLSSQKDTIFSNVAVLIYVFDNTTSEWESDITYFEEILLALRENSPNAGVWCLINKMDLVDKEDPKRKRYNERKEELMRVNEKVEREVGEQGREITCFPTSIWDESLYKAWSSIIHTLIPNISLITSHLTYLRDLCLCVEAVMFEAETFLVIAKSGSPLDCDPSDLDAVEAKAGAKDLDRQRFEKISEIIKGFRKVCQRNHERYQGFQAKFDACTVVLEPLSRNTYILLVSNDPRIETGAMLYNIHRAQAHVAEFGAGKIVLERKCGICKRDPKAKYECKDEDDPSVPAWDAVDKKEAPLMQPSTGAK
- a CDS encoding solute carrier family 24 (sodium/potassium/calcium exchanger), member 6 — protein: MPPSNQRRRTWLLLAASISIHTILLNTTRRIGERTLPRNVGLLKRFVEEGISSDDDSILVFPYLDWYNALPLTYRPIFILFLLFILAFLFSFIGISASDFFCPNLSTVAAYLGLSESTAGVTFLAFGNGSPDVFSTFSAMSSGTLGLAVGELIGAASFIVSIVVGSIAFIRPFHVPKNAFRRDVIFFTIAVLMLIVALHDGHLTFAESGSMVGLYVVYVGVVVSESWWMRRIRRRQGLKHKLSSNSISQLVKPMVVNGRLSPLPPSSMEPPSPVPIQAADREQAIFLTPGSETPTRRRTSRSHPNLIPHHYHSEPLDLPTPRANMSLLGAVEFRDVVNSLRREGSTQPSTRSNSPGGTPTPGGGRERSDYFGPAGHSHRRSISQGYAFQPQAIGMDRRTSSIRGRRRSSIHSVDIMDRDRRRTISAPSPIPASPRSSEGGDQTKAPTPVGLGISSSELNPWSDQTGHPPTPLPGFTTPSEQTSPTRSKPSLAKLVIPDNSFSQTRSSHKPPVPSISIVDPSGHTSSSPLLLTPPSRSTTSKRQKIHKNIKIALRVLFPSLQSFRHKSVLGMILAIMSVPAILALTLTLPVVDDGNEMEQGKVRLEGGDEYEGGGDGDLDGDYLSDGYDRDGNIDGDDETYGDGEGEEYDYDQGEEEADRLLNPQIGEELHHLVDHGFSPLHSPLGRIYHAAKSRMNQHVEFGHGDEGDLGSGDLSPARNEEEDGYGNEYGEEDDFFAREEGKEIDEECEEECEQAMEFNKYLVATQCVLGPAFCCFIMFNNQTYFKWVMLGSSVAGLIIAIPVLLFGKDGTAQPWRLVRCFAGFICSMMWIAAIADEVVDVLSTLGEILGLSDAIIGLTIFAVGNSLADLVANVTVAQFAPAMAYAACFGGPMLNLLLGVGGSGTYHVLFSSPHSPIIVDFSPTLWVSATGLVLMLVATAIFVPLNGYLIDRHWAACLIAGYIILMTVNVGVELKTGRD